In Hydra vulgaris chromosome 06, alternate assembly HydraT2T_AEP, a genomic segment contains:
- the LOC136081178 gene encoding zinc finger MYM-type protein 1-like, with the protein MNLQAGFPDKRKKKVKKMANYEATDEGSNMTPEHLFKMQIYKIFDTLLSQLDWRYEQLRTICNDLSFLYSMSLESTSVLNLKMSAADLAIKYSKDLNMYQFTCEIQSFKFEASTIIPNIKTATPLDILQALHDFGLIESCPNINIAIRIFLTLPVTTASCERSFSKLKLIKNYLRSTIGQERLTNLSIISIEYNIVKDINYDDVINEFAQMKARKVQF; encoded by the coding sequence ATGAATTTACAGGCTGGATTTCCTGATAAACGcaagaaaaaagttaagaaaatggCAAATTATGAGGCAACAGATGAAGGAAGTAATATGACTCCAGAACATTTGTTCAAAATGCAAATTTACAAGATTTTTGATACTTTATTGTCTCAACTAGATTGGCGTTATGAGCAACTGCGAACTATCTGCAATGATTTGTCCTTTCTGTATAGTATGTCTTTGGAATCGACCAgcgttttgaatttaaaaatgtcGGCTGCAGATTTAGCAATTAAGTATAGCAAAGATTTAAATATGTACCAGTTCACCTGTGAGATACAAAGCTTTAAATTTGAAGCATCGACAATAATACCTAATATTAAAACTGCAACTCCACTAGATATTTTGCAAGCACTTCATGACTTTGGCTTAATTGAGTCTTGTCCGAATATTAATATTGCTATCCGGATATTTCTCACTCTTCCAGTTACTACTGCGTCGTGTGAGAGAAGTTTTAGTAAATtgaaattgattaaaaattatttaagatctACTATAGGACAAGAAAGATTAACTAATCTTTCAATAATATCTATTGAATATAACATTGTTAAAGATATTAATTATGACGACGTTATAAATGAATTTGCGCAAATGAAAGCGAGAAAAGtgcaattttaa